The Pseudomonas sp. TH06 genome has a window encoding:
- the motA gene encoding flagellar motor stator protein MotA, whose product MAKIIGIIVVFASVLGGYVLSHGKIAALIQPFEVMIIGGAALGAFLQANPGYMTMHVLKKSLSMFSSRFSHTFYLEVLGLIYEILNKSRREGMMAIEGDIEDAAASPIFAKYPAVLKDERMTAFICDYLRIMSSGNMAPHELEGLFDMELYSLKEDLEHPSHAVNGIADAMPGFGIVAAVLGIVVTMASLGEGDQKSIGLHVGAALVGTFFGILAAYGFFGPLAHSLAHDAKEELNVYEAIKASLVASASGMPPSLAVEFGRKVLYPAHRPSFAELEQAVRGR is encoded by the coding sequence ATGGCTAAAATTATCGGCATCATCGTCGTATTCGCGAGCGTGCTCGGCGGATACGTGCTCTCCCACGGCAAGATTGCCGCCCTGATCCAGCCTTTCGAGGTGATGATCATCGGTGGTGCGGCACTGGGTGCATTCCTCCAGGCCAACCCCGGCTACATGACGATGCACGTGCTCAAGAAATCCCTGAGCATGTTCAGTTCGCGCTTCAGCCACACTTTCTATCTGGAAGTGCTTGGCCTGATCTACGAGATCCTCAACAAGAGCCGTCGCGAAGGCATGATGGCCATCGAGGGCGACATCGAAGACGCCGCGGCGAGCCCGATCTTCGCCAAGTACCCGGCTGTTCTTAAAGACGAACGCATGACCGCGTTCATCTGCGATTACCTGCGCATCATGTCCTCCGGCAACATGGCTCCACACGAGCTGGAAGGCCTGTTCGACATGGAGCTGTACAGCCTGAAGGAAGACCTCGAACACCCATCCCATGCGGTAAACGGCATTGCCGACGCCATGCCGGGTTTCGGTATCGTCGCGGCGGTACTCGGTATCGTTGTGACCATGGCATCGTTGGGTGAGGGCGATCAGAAGTCCATCGGTCTGCACGTGGGTGCGGCACTCGTGGGTACCTTCTTCGGTATTCTCGCGGCGTACGGCTTCTTCGGCCCGTTGGCGCACTCGTTGGCTCACGATGCCAAGGAAGAGCTGAACGTCTACGAGGCCATCAAGGCTTCGCTGGTGGCTTCGGCCTCCGGCATGCCGCCATCGCTGGCGGTGGAGTTCGGTCGCAAGGTTCTGTACCCGGCGCATCGTCCAAGCTTCGCCGAGCTGGAACAAGCGGTTCGCGGTCGCTAA
- a CDS encoding HDOD domain-containing protein, with amino-acid sequence MANETNVPHVKPTTLEGWVKLLDSVRLPVPQEAHDKVCRAIRDNRRSIRDIADLMQDSPALALSIIREANRHTHGNMGTPAENLEVAINRLGLARTEELLARLPAEPQMQIPKALRQLQMISQHASQQANGFFASRLARLWQDIHWGSLLFLSPLWPLALTFPQLLEEWELRVIHKGESARAVEKQLFGVRLLRIADALVQAWHLPIWVQQGYKLLLSEQRELVKVLRIARDSEHPLRQQNRLDDDPTLRRWLNQPANTVLLANGLALSAQQAWDSPHSERWQYLTSLYLQISMDEVQQQLHQQAANSARQHAMPDVWHPAVSLLWPWGTHRLPAGMLPAAAPNAEDLTQWRKQCAQLLAEPSRFTNAMSLTVAARDALVASGMRRVMILMADRTQSNLRVHQTFGLPKEAAALNFVVSQSKVLQRLLTQQAQVRINPENNAQFSALLPPGLRTLFRGEHLFLRSLLNNGRVIMIVVADQGGGPFADISVQAFGKTAQCIEKALHSFSSRGR; translated from the coding sequence ATGGCTAATGAAACGAACGTCCCACACGTAAAACCGACCACTCTCGAGGGCTGGGTCAAGCTGCTCGACAGCGTCCGCCTGCCCGTGCCGCAAGAGGCTCACGACAAAGTCTGCCGGGCGATTCGTGATAATCGCAGATCGATTCGCGACATCGCCGACCTGATGCAGGACAGCCCGGCGCTGGCCTTGAGCATCATCCGTGAGGCCAATCGTCACACCCACGGCAACATGGGCACGCCGGCGGAAAATCTTGAAGTCGCGATCAATCGTCTTGGCCTCGCCCGCACCGAAGAATTGCTCGCGCGCCTGCCGGCCGAACCGCAGATGCAGATCCCCAAGGCCCTGCGCCAACTGCAAATGATCAGCCAGCACGCTTCGCAGCAGGCCAACGGTTTTTTCGCCAGTCGCCTGGCGCGGCTGTGGCAGGACATTCATTGGGGCAGTCTGCTGTTTCTCTCGCCGTTGTGGCCGCTGGCGCTGACCTTTCCACAACTTCTTGAGGAGTGGGAGCTGCGGGTTATCCACAAGGGCGAATCGGCGCGGGCCGTCGAGAAGCAATTGTTCGGTGTGCGTCTGCTGAGAATCGCTGACGCACTGGTGCAGGCCTGGCATCTGCCGATCTGGGTGCAGCAGGGCTATAAATTGCTGCTCAGCGAACAGCGCGAACTGGTCAAAGTGCTGCGCATCGCCCGCGACAGCGAACACCCGCTGCGCCAACAGAACCGCCTCGACGATGACCCGACCTTGCGCCGCTGGCTCAATCAACCGGCCAACACCGTGCTGCTGGCCAATGGTCTGGCGCTGTCGGCGCAGCAGGCCTGGGACAGTCCGCACAGCGAGCGCTGGCAGTACCTGACCAGCCTTTATCTACAGATTTCCATGGACGAGGTGCAGCAACAGTTGCACCAGCAAGCCGCCAACAGTGCACGTCAGCATGCAATGCCCGATGTGTGGCACCCGGCGGTTTCGCTGTTGTGGCCGTGGGGCACTCATCGTTTGCCTGCCGGCATGTTGCCCGCGGCGGCACCGAATGCCGAAGACCTGACCCAGTGGCGTAAACAATGTGCTCAATTGCTCGCCGAGCCGAGCCGCTTCACCAATGCCATGAGCCTGACCGTCGCCGCCCGCGATGCTCTGGTCGCCAGCGGTATGCGCCGGGTGATGATCCTGATGGCCGATCGCACGCAATCGAATCTGCGCGTGCATCAGACTTTCGGGCTGCCGAAGGAAGCCGCGGCGCTGAATTTTGTCGTCAGCCAGAGCAAAGTCCTGCAACGGCTGCTGACCCAGCAGGCGCAGGTGCGGATCAATCCCGAGAACAACGCACAATTCTCTGCTTTATTGCCGCCGGGCCTGCGTACGCTGTTCCGTGGCGAGCACCTGTTCCTGCGTTCACTGCTCAATAATGGCCGAGTGATCATGATCGTCGTTGCCGATCAGGGCGGCGGGCCGTTCGCCGACATCAGCGTGCAAGCCTTCGGCAAAACCGCGCAGTGCATCGAAAAGGCCCTGCACAGCTTTAGCAGCCGTGGCCGATGA
- the rhdA gene encoding thiosulfate sulfurtransferase has translation MSDFSGLPLVIEPSDLLPRLDASELILVDLTSPARYAEGHLPGARFVDPKRTQFGQPPAPGLLPAKADLEALFGELGHRKDAVYVVYDDEGGGWAGRFIWLLDVIGHDKYHYVDGGLPAWLAEGSPMSIQVPPAVGGPVPLTLHEEPTATREYLQSRLGAADLAIWDARGPLEYSGEKVLAAKAGHIPGAVNFEWTAGMDKARHLRIRTDMPQILKDLGITKDKEIITHCQTHHRSGFTYLVAKSLGYPRVKGYAGSWGEWGNHPDTPVEI, from the coding sequence ATGTCTGACTTCTCTGGCTTGCCGCTCGTTATCGAACCGAGCGACCTGCTCCCTCGCCTCGATGCCAGCGAACTGATTCTGGTGGACCTGACCAGCCCCGCCCGATATGCCGAAGGACACCTGCCCGGCGCACGGTTTGTCGATCCGAAACGCACCCAGTTCGGCCAGCCGCCGGCGCCGGGGCTGTTGCCGGCGAAAGCTGATCTGGAGGCGTTGTTCGGTGAACTGGGCCATCGCAAAGACGCGGTTTACGTGGTCTATGACGATGAGGGCGGCGGCTGGGCCGGGCGCTTCATCTGGCTGCTCGACGTGATCGGTCACGACAAGTATCACTATGTCGATGGCGGTCTGCCGGCGTGGCTGGCGGAAGGCTCACCCATGTCGATCCAGGTCCCGCCGGCGGTTGGCGGCCCAGTGCCGTTGACGCTGCACGAAGAGCCGACCGCCACTCGCGAATACCTGCAAAGCCGTCTCGGCGCCGCCGACCTGGCGATCTGGGACGCGCGCGGTCCGCTGGAATACTCCGGTGAGAAAGTGCTGGCCGCCAAGGCCGGGCATATTCCCGGCGCGGTCAACTTCGAATGGACTGCGGGCATGGACAAGGCACGTCACCTGCGGATTCGCACGGACATGCCGCAGATCCTCAAAGACCTCGGGATCACCAAGGACAAAGAAATCATTACCCACTGCCAGACCCATCACCGGTCGGGCTTCACTTATCTGGTGGCCAAGTCCCTCGGTTATCCGCGGGTCAAGGGCTACGCCGGTTCCTGGGGCGAATG